Proteins from a single region of Butyrivibrio fibrisolvens:
- the argH gene encoding argininosuccinate lyase, which translates to MAQLWGGRFKGKTDQLAWDFNASISFDKRLLEADVRGSRAHVEMLAKKGIITNEDKEAIFKGLDSIMADVESGKLVITTEYEDVHSFIEANLIDRIGDAGKKMHTGRSRNDQVALDMRLYTRDKVEETQELIIDMLKTLLDLQKEHLDTYMPGFTHLQKAQPLTLAHHLGAYFEMFKRDALRMKDIYKRMNYCPLGAGALAGTTYDLDREYTAQLLGFEGPTLNSMDSVSDRDYLLEFMSALSIMQMHLSRFAEEVIIWNSNEYQFVTIDDAYSTGSSIMPQKKNPDIAELVRGKTGRIYGDLMSLLTTMKGIPLAYNKDMQEDKEVAFDAMDNAMNCLILFTDMLRTLKFNKDAMQKSAVNGFTNATDAADYLVVKGVPFRDAHSVIGQIVLHCIEKDCAIDELDLETLKKFDPHFDNDIYDAISLKTCVEKRLTVGAPGIGAMEKVIAENEKFLLDEMA; encoded by the coding sequence ATGGCACAACTTTGGGGCGGCCGTTTTAAAGGTAAAACAGACCAGCTTGCCTGGGATTTTAATGCATCTATATCTTTTGACAAGAGGCTTTTGGAGGCAGATGTAAGAGGCTCCAGAGCACATGTAGAAATGCTTGCTAAAAAGGGTATCATCACAAATGAAGATAAGGAAGCTATCTTCAAAGGGCTCGATTCAATTATGGCAGATGTTGAGAGCGGAAAGCTTGTGATTACTACTGAATATGAAGATGTACACAGCTTCATAGAAGCTAATCTCATCGACAGGATCGGTGATGCAGGCAAGAAGATGCATACAGGCAGAAGCCGTAATGACCAGGTTGCGCTTGATATGAGACTTTATACAAGAGATAAGGTTGAGGAGACTCAGGAGCTTATCATAGATATGCTTAAAACTCTTCTTGATCTTCAAAAAGAGCATCTTGATACCTATATGCCTGGCTTTACACATCTTCAGAAGGCTCAGCCTCTTACACTTGCACATCACCTTGGCGCATATTTTGAGATGTTCAAGCGTGACGCACTTCGTATGAAGGATATCTATAAGAGAATGAACTATTGTCCTCTTGGAGCAGGAGCGCTTGCAGGCACAACTTACGATCTTGATAGAGAATATACGGCACAGCTTCTTGGATTTGAAGGCCCGACTCTTAACAGTATGGATTCTGTTTCTGACAGAGACTATCTTCTTGAGTTCATGTCAGCTCTTTCCATAATGCAGATGCATCTTTCAAGATTTGCAGAAGAGGTTATCATCTGGAATTCCAATGAGTATCAGTTTGTAACAATAGATGATGCCTATTCTACAGGCAGCAGCATCATGCCTCAGAAGAAGAATCCTGATATAGCCGAGCTTGTTCGTGGTAAGACAGGTAGGATCTACGGCGATCTTATGAGCCTTCTTACTACTATGAAAGGAATCCCGCTTGCATATAATAAGGATATGCAGGAAGACAAGGAAGTAGCATTTGATGCGATGGACAATGCAATGAACTGTCTGATTCTTTTTACAGATATGCTCAGAACACTTAAATTCAACAAGGATGCTATGCAAAAGAGTGCTGTGAACGGTTTTACTAATGCGACAGATGCGGCAGATTATCTCGTTGTAAAGGGAGTTCCTTTCAGGGATGCACATTCTGTCATCGGACAGATAGTCCTTCACTGCATTGAGAAGGACTGCGCCATCGATGAGCTTGATCTTGAGACGCTTAAGAAATTCGATCCGCACTTCGATAATGATATATATGATGCAATATCACTTAAGACCTGTGTGGAAAAGAGGCTTACAGTCGGAGCTCCTGGCATAGGAGCTATGGAGAAGGTTATTGCAGAAAATGAGAAGTTTTTGCTTGATGAAATGGCATAA
- the asd gene encoding aspartate-semialdehyde dehydrogenase — MSEKLKVAVLGATGMVGQRFISILADHPWFEVKTVAASPRSAGKTYEESVGDRWKMDIPMPEAVKNLVIQDVTDVKGVASDVDFVLSAVNMSKDEIKAIEEEYAKTETPVVSNNSAHRWTPDVPMIVPEINPQHSDIIEYQRKRLGTTRGFIAVKPNCSIQSYTPALAAWKEYGPYEVVATTYQAISGAGKNFKEWPEMEGNIIPFISGEEEKSELEPLRIFGHIENGVIVPAESPVITTQCIRVPVLYGHTAAAFVRFKKEATKEELIEKLVSFTGKPQELGLPSAPKQFIQYLEDDNRPQVALDVNYEGGMGVSIGRLRKDTVYDWKFVGLSHNTLRGAAGGAVECAELMKALGYIQAK, encoded by the coding sequence ATGAGTGAGAAGTTGAAAGTAGCAGTCCTTGGTGCAACAGGAATGGTTGGTCAGAGATTTATCTCTATTCTCGCAGATCATCCTTGGTTTGAGGTTAAGACAGTGGCTGCCAGCCCCAGAAGTGCGGGCAAGACCTATGAAGAGAGCGTTGGCGACAGATGGAAGATGGATATTCCAATGCCTGAAGCAGTTAAGAATCTTGTTATTCAGGATGTAACTGATGTTAAGGGTGTTGCATCTGACGTAGATTTTGTTCTTTCAGCTGTAAACATGAGCAAGGACGAGATCAAGGCTATAGAAGAAGAGTATGCTAAGACTGAGACTCCTGTAGTTTCAAACAATTCAGCTCATCGTTGGACACCGGACGTTCCTATGATCGTTCCGGAGATCAATCCTCAGCACAGCGATATTATCGAGTATCAGAGAAAGCGTCTTGGCACAACAAGAGGTTTCATCGCTGTTAAGCCTAACTGCTCAATTCAGAGCTATACACCAGCTCTTGCTGCATGGAAAGAGTATGGCCCTTATGAAGTAGTTGCTACAACATACCAGGCTATTTCAGGTGCAGGTAAGAATTTTAAAGAGTGGCCTGAAATGGAAGGCAACATCATCCCATTCATCTCCGGTGAAGAAGAGAAGTCAGAGCTTGAGCCTCTCAGAATCTTCGGTCACATTGAAAATGGCGTGATCGTTCCTGCAGAAAGCCCTGTTATCACAACACAGTGTATCCGCGTTCCTGTTCTTTACGGTCACACAGCAGCTGCTTTCGTAAGATTCAAGAAGGAAGCTACTAAGGAAGAGCTTATCGAGAAGCTCGTTTCCTTCACAGGCAAGCCACAGGAACTTGGACTTCCATCAGCTCCTAAGCAGTTCATCCAGTATCTTGAAGATGACAATCGTCCTCAGGTTGCTCTTGATGTTAACTACGAAGGCGGAATGGGCGTTTCAATCGGAAGACTTCGTAAGGATACAGTATATGACTGGAAGTTCGTAGGCCTTTCACACAATACTCTCAGAGGCGCTGCTGGCGGTGCTGTAGAGTGTGCTGAGCTTATGAAGGCTCTTGGATATATCCAGGCTAAATAA
- a CDS encoding DNA topoisomerase, with product MPKSVYIAEKPSVAQAFGAALEHADNEKYRKADGYWESDNSIITWCVGHLVTMSYPEVYDEKYKKWQMDTLPFIPEDFKYEVIPNVRKQFNIVSGLLNRDDVDTIYICTDSGREGEYIYRLVDQQAGVKGKTRKRVWIDSQTEEEIIRGIREAKDDSEYDNLGSAAYLRAKEDYLMGINFSRALTLRYGYNIKSYLGMDKGVVSVGRVMTCVLGIVVDREREIRNFVKTSFYKVNASLVIGDRTPDAEWKVQPESKYDQSPLLYSEKGFKKKEDADTFIDLCKRSADPLEFTVAKAEKKKETKNAPLLYNLAELQNDCSRYFKINPDETLAVAQELYEKKLTTYPRTDARVLSSAICKVINKNISGLQNYPQAGVFAKSILQHESYKGIAKTRYCDDKAITDHYAIIPTGQGLSALSGCSATTQKVYEIIVRRFLAIFFPPAQYQKVALDLELPLIESRQGAGGEQIPYKEHFYSNFKVLSAKGYLHVMDYSFFKKKEKDAEGETSADNEDQMTDEAFFEELQKIRKGSKIPVSAMSVKEGETSPPKRYNSGTMILTMENAGQFIEDEELRSQIKGSGIGTSATRAGILTKLFAIKYLNLNKKTQIITPTQLGEMVYETVAISMKPMLNPALTASWEKGLTGVAEGAISEKEYMDKLDDFVSRRTNQVKENNYKNQLMQRFRTIDQYYADTKTSGKTTAKKTSKSPAK from the coding sequence ATGCCAAAAAGCGTTTATATTGCGGAGAAACCAAGTGTTGCTCAGGCTTTTGGAGCAGCGCTTGAACACGCTGATAACGAAAAATACAGAAAAGCAGACGGATACTGGGAGTCCGACAACTCCATCATAACCTGGTGCGTCGGACATCTTGTTACAATGAGTTATCCCGAAGTTTATGATGAGAAATATAAAAAGTGGCAGATGGATACACTGCCATTCATTCCTGAAGATTTCAAATACGAAGTCATTCCGAATGTCCGTAAGCAGTTCAATATTGTAAGCGGACTCCTTAACAGAGACGATGTTGATACCATTTACATCTGCACTGACTCGGGACGAGAAGGTGAGTATATCTACAGACTTGTAGACCAGCAGGCAGGTGTCAAAGGTAAAACCAGAAAGCGTGTCTGGATCGATTCACAGACAGAAGAAGAGATCATAAGAGGTATCAGAGAAGCCAAGGATGATTCCGAATACGACAACCTTGGATCTGCGGCATATCTTCGTGCCAAGGAAGACTACCTTATGGGTATCAACTTCTCAAGAGCGCTGACACTCAGATACGGCTATAACATCAAATCCTATCTTGGAATGGATAAGGGTGTTGTATCTGTCGGACGAGTTATGACCTGCGTTTTGGGTATAGTCGTAGACAGAGAGCGTGAGATCAGAAACTTTGTTAAGACATCTTTTTACAAGGTTAATGCCTCTCTTGTGATAGGAGACAGGACCCCTGATGCAGAATGGAAAGTGCAGCCTGAAAGTAAGTATGACCAGTCACCCCTCCTGTATTCAGAAAAGGGCTTTAAGAAAAAAGAAGATGCGGATACCTTCATAGATCTTTGTAAAAGATCTGCAGACCCTTTGGAATTTACAGTTGCCAAAGCTGAGAAAAAGAAAGAGACCAAGAACGCACCGCTTCTTTATAACCTTGCAGAGCTTCAGAATGACTGCTCCAGATATTTCAAGATAAACCCAGATGAGACACTTGCTGTAGCTCAGGAGCTTTATGAGAAGAAGCTTACAACTTATCCAAGAACTGATGCCAGAGTATTATCATCAGCTATATGCAAAGTTATAAATAAGAACATATCAGGACTTCAGAACTATCCGCAGGCAGGAGTATTTGCAAAGTCCATACTTCAGCATGAATCCTACAAGGGAATAGCTAAGACAAGATACTGCGATGACAAGGCTATCACAGATCACTATGCTATCATCCCTACAGGCCAGGGATTATCAGCACTTTCAGGATGTTCTGCAACTACTCAAAAGGTATATGAGATCATAGTAAGAAGATTCCTTGCAATCTTTTTCCCACCTGCCCAGTACCAGAAGGTTGCTCTTGATCTTGAGCTTCCACTTATTGAGTCAAGGCAGGGAGCAGGAGGAGAGCAGATTCCATACAAGGAACACTTTTATAGCAACTTCAAAGTCCTTTCTGCAAAGGGATACCTTCATGTAATGGATTATTCTTTTTTCAAGAAAAAAGAAAAAGATGCAGAAGGAGAGACAAGCGCTGACAACGAAGATCAGATGACAGATGAAGCATTCTTCGAAGAGCTTCAGAAGATCAGAAAGGGAAGTAAGATCCCGGTTTCTGCCATGTCTGTAAAGGAAGGTGAGACATCACCGCCTAAGCGCTACAACTCCGGAACCATGATCCTTACTATGGAGAATGCCGGACAGTTCATAGAAGATGAAGAGCTTCGTTCTCAGATAAAGGGAAGCGGAATAGGAACATCTGCTACCCGTGCAGGAATACTGACTAAGCTTTTTGCTATCAAGTACCTTAACCTTAACAAGAAGACCCAGATAATAACACCTACGCAGCTGGGTGAGATGGTATATGAAACGGTAGCAATTTCCATGAAGCCTATGCTCAACCCTGCTCTTACTGCATCTTGGGAAAAGGGCCTTACAGGGGTTGCTGAAGGTGCTATTTCTGAAAAGGAATACATGGACAAGCTTGACGATTTCGTTTCAAGACGAACCAATCAGGTTAAGGAAAATAATTATAAGAATCAGCTGATGCAAAGATTCAGGACGATAGACCAGTACTATGCGGATACTAAGACATCAGGCAAGACTACAGCTAAGAAGACTTCGAAGTCACCTGCGAAGTGA
- a CDS encoding UDP-N-acetylglucosamine pyrophosphorylase, protein MLEAYTIKNMYDLNETIAADLFEGATYPWEVLSKIKDFIAELGPKLPKDKFEQRGEHVWVAKSATVFDSAYLGDYCIIDEDAEVRQCAFIRGNAIVGKGAVVGNSTELKNVVLFNKVQVPHYNYVGDSVLGNFAHMGAGSITSNVKSDKKLVVVKDTQSDDKCETGLKKFGAMLGDHVEVGCNSVLNPGTCIGRWSNVYPTSCVRGCIPDHHIYKNQDNIVPKED, encoded by the coding sequence ATGTTAGAAGCATATACTATTAAAAATATGTACGATCTCAATGAGACAATAGCCGCAGATCTTTTCGAGGGAGCAACATATCCATGGGAAGTCCTTTCCAAGATCAAAGATTTCATTGCAGAGCTTGGTCCAAAGCTTCCAAAGGATAAGTTCGAGCAAAGAGGTGAGCATGTATGGGTAGCTAAGAGTGCTACAGTATTCGATTCAGCTTACCTTGGCGATTACTGCATCATCGATGAGGATGCAGAGGTTCGTCAGTGCGCATTCATAAGAGGAAATGCTATCGTTGGTAAGGGAGCAGTAGTTGGCAACTCAACTGAGCTCAAGAACGTGGTTCTTTTTAACAAGGTTCAGGTTCCTCACTATAACTATGTTGGAGATTCTGTCCTTGGTAACTTCGCACACATGGGCGCAGGCTCCATCACATCTAATGTTAAGAGTGACAAGAAGCTTGTCGTTGTTAAGGATACTCAGTCAGATGATAAGTGTGAGACAGGCCTTAAGAAGTTCGGCGCAATGCTTGGTGACCACGTAGAAGTTGGATGTAACAGCGTACTTAACCCTGGTACCTGCATCGGAAGATGGTCCAATGTCTACCCTACAAGCTGCGTTCGCGGATGCATTCCGGATCATCACATCTACAAGAATCAGGACAATATTGTTCCCAAAGAAGATTAA
- a CDS encoding iron-sulfur cluster assembly scaffold protein yields the protein MIYSTEVKNMCPVTQGVHHGAAPIPEEAKWVKSKEIKDISGYTHGIGWCAPQQGCCKLSLNVKEGIIQEALVETIGCSGMTHSAAMASEILPGLTVLEALNTDLVCDAINTAMRELFLQIVYGRTQSAFSEDGLQIGAGLEDLGKGNRSMVGTTYGTLEKGPRYLELTDGYITDIALDENDEIIGYKYVNFGKMMDFIKAGDDANTALEKAKGQYGRVADAVRCIDPRHE from the coding sequence ATGATTTACTCAACAGAGGTAAAAAACATGTGCCCTGTAACTCAAGGGGTACACCATGGCGCAGCTCCCATTCCGGAAGAGGCTAAGTGGGTTAAGTCAAAAGAAATTAAGGACATCTCAGGCTATACACATGGTATCGGCTGGTGTGCTCCTCAGCAGGGTTGCTGTAAGCTTTCCCTTAATGTTAAGGAAGGTATCATTCAGGAGGCACTTGTTGAGACTATTGGTTGTTCAGGTATGACACATTCTGCAGCTATGGCTTCAGAAATTCTTCCTGGTCTTACAGTTCTTGAAGCTCTTAACACAGACCTTGTTTGTGACGCTATCAACACAGCTATGAGAGAGCTTTTCCTTCAGATCGTTTATGGTCGTACACAGTCTGCATTCTCAGAAGATGGACTTCAGATCGGTGCTGGTCTTGAAGATCTTGGTAAGGGTAACCGTTCAATGGTTGGTACAACATACGGTACTCTTGAGAAGGGACCTCGTTATCTCGAGCTTACAGATGGTTACATCACAGATATCGCTCTTGATGAGAACGATGAGATCATCGGATACAAGTATGTTAACTTTGGTAAGATGATGGACTTCATCAAGGCTGGTGACGATGCTAACACAGCTCTTGAGAAGGCTAAAGGACAGTATGGACGTGTTGCTGATGCAGTTCGTTGCATCGATCCTAGACACGAGTAA
- a CDS encoding GGGtGRT protein translates to MALFESYERREPQILACLKEYGISSIEECRDICMNAGIDVYKLIEGIQPICFENAKWAYTVGAAIAIKKNCRKAADAAAAIGIGLQAFCIPGSVADRRKVGLGHGNLGKMLLEEDTECFAFLAGHESFAAAEGAIGIAEKANKVRQKPLRVILNGLGKDAAQIISRINGFTYVETEYDYYTGEVKEVFRKCYSKDANSPRAKVNCYGANDVQEGVAIMWKENVDVSITGNSTNPTRFQHPVAGTYKKERVEAGKKYFSVASGGGTGRTLHPDNMAAGPASYGMTDTMGRMHSDAQFAGSSSVPAHVEMMGLIGAGNNPMVGMTVSTAVSIEEAAKAGKF, encoded by the coding sequence ATGGCTTTATTTGAATCATATGAAAGAAGAGAGCCCCAGATCCTGGCTTGCCTTAAGGAGTATGGAATCTCTTCAATTGAAGAATGTAGAGATATTTGCATGAATGCTGGTATCGATGTTTACAAGCTCATCGAAGGCATTCAGCCAATCTGTTTTGAAAATGCAAAGTGGGCTTACACAGTAGGTGCTGCTATCGCAATCAAGAAGAACTGCCGTAAGGCTGCTGACGCTGCTGCAGCTATCGGTATCGGTCTTCAGGCTTTCTGTATCCCTGGATCAGTTGCTGATCGTCGTAAAGTAGGTCTTGGCCATGGTAACCTTGGTAAGATGCTTCTTGAAGAAGATACAGAGTGCTTCGCATTCCTTGCTGGTCATGAGTCATTCGCAGCAGCTGAGGGTGCTATCGGTATCGCAGAGAAGGCTAACAAAGTTCGTCAGAAACCTCTCCGCGTTATCCTTAACGGTCTTGGAAAAGACGCTGCACAGATCATCTCTCGTATCAACGGTTTCACATATGTAGAGACTGAGTACGATTACTACACAGGTGAGGTTAAGGAAGTATTCAGAAAGTGCTACTCTAAGGATGCTAACTCTCCTCGTGCAAAGGTTAACTGCTACGGCGCTAACGACGTACAGGAAGGCGTTGCAATCATGTGGAAGGAGAACGTTGACGTATCTATCACAGGTAACTCAACTAACCCTACAAGATTCCAGCACCCAGTTGCAGGTACATACAAGAAAGAGCGTGTTGAAGCTGGTAAGAAGTACTTCTCAGTTGCTTCAGGTGGTGGTACAGGTCGTACACTTCACCCAGATAACATGGCAGCAGGTCCTGCTTCCTATGGTATGACAGATACTATGGGACGTATGCACTCTGATGCTCAGTTCGCTGGTTCTTCATCTGTTCCTGCTCACGTTGAGATGATGGGTCTTATCGGCGCTGGTAACAACCCTATGGTTGGTATGACAGTTTCTACAGCAGTTTCTATCGAAGAGGCTGCAAAGGCTGGTAAGTTCTAA
- a CDS encoding WG repeat-containing protein, whose product MIAVYVLILVRTYIEFKISKYISESFDGKCEGNPSIRKIVDIKLAKSEIIKIIIVFGLVGLTLILRFTYIDHDVEMEYDDRGFEYHYLKYVDNSQYFNNNMMPSWTGFCDRRYGVHNLIAGTDTGAIYKDELYFDKNGIAWDHARHLIDIYGNELIETPAVMNLQKSYGQKTLDEFIDMCCENDIYQIDTDSVHGGFKGIGSDYRSYEYFYNGLGCYYCDFFNRYGLISEDGEVVTSPKYKYLRIYHDPLADYPVAFVYEEDGDVNVLNSEGQELVNEPYGRSRDIYLCSLGIIHVTGCGRNMSNYYINTKGELLSPDYYYDGGELCGDILCVKKYEDDNNTYIFGYDGQLLFNSDQYSSYEAHANSKGEVTCLLVYSEEKCKYGLIDFDGNLVTKDWYPLIEFRDGSYNCYSYANDRTLLETVELE is encoded by the coding sequence TTGATAGCAGTCTATGTTTTGATCTTAGTTAGAACATACATTGAATTTAAAATTAGTAAGTATATTAGTGAATCATTTGATGGAAAATGCGAGGGCAATCCAAGCATAAGAAAGATAGTTGATATTAAGCTGGCCAAAAGCGAGATTATCAAAATTATCATTGTTTTTGGTCTTGTTGGATTGACGCTGATTCTAAGGTTTACCTATATAGATCACGATGTTGAAATGGAATATGATGATCGGGGGTTTGAATATCACTATCTAAAGTATGTTGATAATTCTCAATATTTCAATAATAATATGATGCCGAGCTGGACAGGCTTTTGTGACCGCAGATATGGAGTGCATAATCTGATAGCCGGAACTGATACAGGAGCAATTTATAAAGATGAACTTTATTTTGATAAAAATGGTATCGCATGGGATCATGCCAGGCATTTGATAGATATTTATGGGAATGAGCTGATTGAGACCCCTGCTGTTATGAACCTTCAAAAATCTTACGGTCAAAAGACTCTGGATGAATTTATTGATATGTGCTGTGAAAATGATATATATCAGATTGATACTGATTCTGTTCACGGAGGCTTTAAAGGAATAGGCTCTGATTATAGATCATATGAGTATTTCTATAATGGGCTGGGATGTTATTATTGTGATTTTTTTAATCGCTATGGACTTATTAGCGAGGATGGAGAAGTCGTAACTTCGCCTAAATACAAATATCTGAGGATTTATCATGATCCCCTTGCTGATTATCCAGTGGCTTTTGTTTATGAAGAAGATGGGGATGTTAATGTTCTGAATAGTGAAGGTCAAGAACTGGTTAATGAACCATATGGAAGAAGTAGGGATATTTATCTTTGTAGTCTTGGAATAATACACGTAACAGGTTGCGGACGGAATATGTCTAATTACTATATAAATACTAAAGGAGAATTGTTATCTCCAGATTATTATTATGATGGTGGTGAGTTGTGTGGAGATATTCTTTGTGTAAAAAAATACGAAGACGATAATAATACCTATATATTTGGTTATGATGGGCAATTATTGTTTAACTCTGATCAATATAGCAGCTACGAGGCGCACGCTAATTCCAAGGGTGAAGTAACATGCCTGCTTGTTTATTCAGAAGAAAAGTGCAAGTATGGCTTGATAGATTTTGATGGTAATCTTGTAACTAAAGACTGGTATCCTCTGATAGAGTTTAGAGATGGATCCTATAATTGCTATTCTTATGCAAATGATAGAACTCTTTTGGAAACAGTAGAATTGGAGTGA
- a CDS encoding YitT family protein yields MLRKKLASREVFQFKRSDIWRIILCICAGILMSVNLRTFVYTGNLLPGGFAGLTLLLQAIFLKFFGITVPYGVIYFLMNSVPIVISFKFIGKKFTTYSCITILLVTFLTDIIPVHAITYDVLLISIFGGLINGFAISMCLKADATTGGTDFIAIAISERFGIDSFNYILLFNAMVLTIDGFIFGWDKALYSIIFQFSSTQVIHILYKRYKKNTLLIVTQSPKEVADMIYELTGHGATDIEAYGSYQNADRTIVYSVVSSDELRTVVAEILNIDPGAFINVIKTEQVNGNFYLHPNN; encoded by the coding sequence ATGTTACGTAAAAAGTTGGCATCAAGAGAAGTCTTTCAGTTTAAGAGGAGTGACATCTGGAGAATTATACTCTGCATATGCGCCGGTATACTCATGTCGGTCAACCTTCGCACCTTCGTCTACACAGGAAACCTTCTCCCAGGCGGCTTCGCTGGTCTTACTCTTCTGCTTCAGGCTATCTTCCTTAAATTCTTTGGAATAACAGTTCCATACGGTGTCATATACTTTCTAATGAACTCAGTTCCGATAGTCATTTCATTTAAGTTTATCGGCAAGAAATTCACTACGTATTCCTGTATTACTATACTTTTAGTAACATTCCTTACAGATATTATTCCCGTACATGCAATAACCTACGATGTACTACTGATCAGTATATTCGGCGGACTCATAAACGGATTTGCCATCAGCATGTGTCTCAAAGCCGATGCCACAACCGGCGGAACAGACTTCATAGCAATTGCCATTTCTGAAAGATTCGGAATTGATTCTTTCAACTACATACTGTTATTCAACGCAATGGTCCTTACTATTGACGGATTTATCTTTGGATGGGACAAAGCCCTGTATTCAATCATCTTCCAGTTTTCATCCACACAGGTAATTCACATCCTCTATAAGCGTTATAAGAAGAACACCCTTCTGATCGTAACTCAGAGCCCCAAGGAAGTCGCCGACATGATCTATGAACTCACAGGTCATGGTGCTACAGACATCGAAGCCTACGGCTCCTACCAGAACGCTGACAGAACCATCGTATATTCCGTCGTATCCAGCGACGAGCTCCGCACAGTTGTAGCTGAAATATTAAATATCGATCCTGGGGCATTTATAAATGTAATCAAGACAGAGCAGGTTAACGGTAACTTCTACCTGCACCCAAATAATTGA
- a CDS encoding manganese efflux pump encodes MIIEFLILSIGLGIGLAMDAFSVSIANGLKEPNMSLSRHAKMAGIYAFFQFAMPLIGWLCVHTIQTAFVSFQKFIPWIALLLLLYIGIQMIIDGIKGEDNAKEKLEEDLAKSDKKISTKTLLIQGIATSIDALSVGFAIASYSTLKAFICGLIIAVVTFFICMLGVKLGKLFGCKLHKYANFLGGGILIAIGLEIFIKSFI; translated from the coding sequence ATGATCATCGAATTTCTTATCCTGAGCATTGGCCTCGGCATAGGTCTTGCAATGGACGCATTCTCAGTAAGCATCGCTAATGGACTTAAAGAGCCCAACATGTCACTTTCAAGACATGCCAAAATGGCAGGCATATACGCCTTCTTCCAGTTCGCTATGCCACTTATCGGATGGCTCTGCGTTCATACAATCCAGACAGCTTTCGTATCATTCCAGAAATTCATCCCATGGATCGCACTTCTCCTTCTTCTCTACATCGGAATCCAGATGATAATCGATGGCATAAAAGGCGAAGACAATGCAAAAGAAAAGCTAGAAGAAGATCTTGCGAAAAGCGATAAAAAGATAAGCACTAAAACTCTTCTCATTCAGGGAATCGCAACCTCGATCGACGCTCTCTCTGTAGGCTTTGCAATCGCAAGTTACAGCACACTTAAAGCATTCATCTGCGGCCTTATAATAGCCGTTGTAACATTCTTTATCTGCATGCTTGGAGTAAAGCTTGGCAAACTGTTCGGATGCAAGCTTCATAAATACGCCAACTTCCTCGGCGGCGGAATCCTCATTGCGATCGGACTTGAAATATTCATCAAGTCATTTATTTAA
- the trxA gene encoding thioredoxin: MAVIQLTSDNFETEVLNSDKPVLVDFYADWCGPCKMMAPVVDQIAEENDDIKVGKINVDDEQDLAAKYGVMSIPTIGFFKNGDIVEKSVGAKPKSELLKMIGK, translated from the coding sequence ATGGCAGTAATACAGCTTACATCAGATAATTTTGAAACAGAAGTACTTAATTCTGACAAGCCTGTGCTTGTAGATTTCTATGCAGACTGGTGCGGTCCTTGCAAGATGATGGCACCTGTTGTAGATCAGATCGCTGAAGAAAATGATGATATCAAAGTTGGTAAGATCAATGTTGATGATGAGCAGGATCTTGCAGCAAAGTACGGAGTTATGTCCATTCCTACTATCGGATTTTTCAAAAACGGTGATATCGTTGAAAAGAGCGTAGGCGCAAAGCCAAAGTCAGAGCTTCTTAAGATGATCGGAAAGTAA